From a region of the Haloferax volcanii DS2 genome:
- a CDS encoding 5,10-methylenetetrahydromethanopterin reductase — MLGLELTPEHPVDDLVELGAQAEREGYDSCFVSCHYNNRDPFAVLARLAAETDDIRLGPGVANPYELHPVTLAGKVATVAEASGGRGLLGIGPGDPSTLRNLGLEDERGLRSVLEAFKVAQKLWDGERVSHDGTFEATDAGLNFDVPGEVPVYVGGEGPHMCRMAGKHADGLLFNGSHPDDLAWAREQVDIGVEDRPDSRGEFTLAAYASVSVSEDADAAREAARPPVAFIAAGAAPPVLDRHGIDADRASDIGEKISAGNFSEAFDLVTPAMIDAFSMAGTPDDVADRMDAVLEHADGVVVGSPVGPDLEEAITLAAAAYRSTNRHR, encoded by the coding sequence ATGCTCGGACTCGAACTCACCCCGGAACATCCCGTCGACGACCTCGTCGAACTGGGCGCGCAGGCGGAACGCGAGGGCTACGACTCGTGTTTCGTCTCGTGTCACTACAACAACCGCGACCCCTTCGCGGTCCTCGCGCGACTCGCGGCCGAGACCGACGACATCCGCCTCGGCCCCGGCGTCGCCAACCCCTACGAGCTACACCCCGTGACGCTCGCCGGCAAGGTGGCGACCGTCGCTGAAGCCTCGGGCGGTCGCGGCCTCCTCGGCATCGGCCCGGGCGACCCCTCGACGCTCCGCAACCTCGGCCTCGAAGACGAGCGCGGCCTCCGCTCCGTGCTGGAGGCGTTCAAGGTCGCACAGAAGCTCTGGGACGGCGAGCGCGTCAGCCACGACGGCACGTTCGAGGCGACCGACGCCGGCCTCAACTTCGACGTGCCCGGCGAGGTGCCGGTGTACGTCGGCGGCGAGGGCCCGCACATGTGTCGCATGGCCGGCAAGCACGCCGACGGCCTGCTGTTCAACGGCTCGCACCCCGACGACCTCGCGTGGGCCCGCGAACAGGTCGATATCGGCGTCGAGGACCGCCCCGACTCCCGCGGCGAGTTCACCCTCGCCGCCTACGCCAGCGTCTCCGTCTCGGAAGACGCGGACGCGGCCCGCGAGGCCGCCCGACCGCCTGTCGCCTTCATCGCCGCGGGGGCGGCCCCGCCGGTCCTCGACAGACACGGCATCGACGCCGACCGCGCGAGCGACATCGGCGAGAAGATTTCCGCCGGCAACTTCTCCGAGGCGTTCGACCTCGTCACGCCGGCGATGATAGACGCCTTCTCGATGGCCGGCACGCCCGACGACGTTGCCGACCGGATGGACGCGGTGCTCGAACACGCCGACGGCGTCGTGGTCGGGTCGCCGGTCGGTCCCGACCTCGAAGAAGCGATCACTCTCGCTGCGGCGGCCTACCGCTCGACGAACCGACACCGATGA
- a CDS encoding DUF7573 domain-containing protein, whose protein sequence is MPNRSLDDFAGGDDGAADSPDAGDTNASDADDRDVSTLATYRWTPEAAACPQCGESVQKRWLDGDEYVCLDCKDW, encoded by the coding sequence ATGCCGAACCGCTCGCTCGACGACTTCGCCGGCGGCGACGACGGCGCTGCCGACTCACCCGATGCCGGCGACACCAATGCCAGCGACGCCGACGACCGCGACGTGAGCACGCTCGCCACCTATCGGTGGACACCCGAGGCCGCGGCGTGCCCGCAGTGCGGAGAGTCGGTCCAAAAGCGGTGGCTCGACGGCGACGAGTACGTCTGTCTGGACTGCAAGGACTGGTAG
- the mutL gene encoding DNA mismatch repair endonuclease MutL — translation MIHRLDPETRSKIAAGEVVARPASVVVELIENALDAGAETVEIDVDGDGTDRIRVADDGRGMAEADAALAVERHTTSKLAAADDLETVETLGFRGEALPSIAAAAARLELTTNDGSPRGTRVVVDGGENAPGGERDKTVSPAGRARGTTVDVTGLFADRPARRKSLASSKAEFARVSAVVTRYALTRPDVRFVLRHDGRETLTTPGTDRFADALLAVYGRDAASHASTFDAAREVEAAGETATVEVDGALCHPEVTRSRRDHVHVSVNGRALAEPRLRRAVADGYGTLLPDGREPVGVVRLRLPPAWVDHNVHPAKDEVGFRDADAVAEAVEASVRDALSTADLRRSGEVAMDLDSSLAPVEAASVFDDLRVIGRFRGLYLLCEADDELLVVDQHAAHERINYERLREAVESAGIDSAAVDPPATVSLSPADAALLDANRDPVEKLGFRVVEFGEGGGTGTYRVEAVPAPLGRPFAPDALADVVADVASGDHADPRDELLKDLACHPSIKAGDDLTDDEATRLVERLGSCETPYTCPHGRPTVLSIDEETFVRGFGRRSGRLG, via the coding sequence ATGATTCACCGACTCGACCCGGAGACGCGGTCGAAAATCGCCGCCGGCGAGGTCGTCGCCCGGCCCGCGAGCGTCGTGGTCGAACTGATTGAAAACGCGCTCGACGCCGGCGCGGAGACCGTCGAAATCGACGTCGACGGCGACGGCACCGACCGAATCCGCGTCGCAGACGACGGTCGTGGGATGGCCGAGGCCGACGCCGCGCTCGCGGTCGAGCGACACACGACGAGCAAGCTTGCGGCGGCCGACGACCTCGAAACCGTCGAGACGCTCGGCTTCCGGGGCGAGGCACTCCCGAGTATCGCCGCGGCCGCCGCCCGCCTCGAACTGACGACGAACGACGGCAGCCCGCGGGGAACGCGAGTCGTCGTCGACGGCGGCGAGAACGCGCCCGGTGGCGAGCGCGACAAGACCGTCTCGCCCGCGGGTCGGGCGCGCGGGACGACCGTCGACGTGACCGGCCTGTTTGCCGACCGCCCGGCGCGGAGGAAGTCGCTCGCGTCGTCGAAAGCCGAGTTCGCCCGCGTCTCGGCGGTCGTCACGCGCTACGCGCTCACGCGGCCGGACGTGCGGTTCGTCCTGCGACACGACGGCCGCGAGACGCTCACGACGCCCGGCACCGACCGCTTCGCCGACGCGCTCTTGGCGGTGTACGGCCGCGACGCCGCGAGCCACGCCTCGACGTTCGACGCGGCGCGGGAGGTCGAGGCCGCGGGCGAGACGGCCACGGTCGAAGTCGACGGCGCGCTCTGTCATCCCGAGGTGACGCGGTCCCGACGCGACCACGTCCACGTCTCGGTCAACGGCCGCGCCCTCGCCGAACCGCGACTCCGCCGGGCGGTCGCGGACGGCTACGGGACGCTGCTTCCCGACGGGCGCGAACCGGTCGGTGTCGTCCGACTCCGCCTGCCGCCCGCGTGGGTCGACCACAACGTCCATCCGGCGAAGGACGAGGTGGGCTTCAGAGACGCCGACGCGGTCGCCGAGGCGGTCGAGGCGAGCGTCCGCGACGCGCTGTCGACCGCCGACCTCCGGCGGAGCGGCGAGGTGGCGATGGACCTCGATAGCTCGCTCGCGCCCGTCGAGGCCGCCTCGGTGTTCGACGACCTCCGCGTCATCGGGCGCTTCCGCGGCCTGTACCTGCTCTGTGAGGCCGACGACGAACTCCTCGTCGTCGACCAGCACGCGGCCCACGAGCGCATCAACTACGAGCGACTCCGCGAGGCGGTCGAATCGGCGGGCATCGACTCGGCCGCCGTCGACCCGCCGGCGACCGTCTCGCTGTCGCCGGCCGACGCGGCGCTCCTCGACGCGAACCGCGACCCCGTCGAAAAACTGGGGTTCCGCGTCGTCGAGTTCGGCGAGGGGGGCGGAACCGGAACGTACCGCGTCGAAGCGGTCCCGGCACCGCTCGGTCGCCCGTTCGCCCCGGACGCGCTCGCGGACGTGGTGGCCGACGTCGCGTCGGGCGACCACGCCGACCCGCGGGACGAACTGCTGAAAGACCTCGCGTGCCACCCGTCCATCAAAGCCGGCGACGACCTCACCGACGACGAGGCCACGCGGTTAGTCGAGCGACTCGGCTCGTGCGAGACGCCCTACACCTGTCCGCACGGCCGGCCGACAGTCCTCTCTATTGACGAGGAGACGTTCGTCCGCGGATTCGGCCGGCGGAGCGGTCGGCTCGGGTAG
- the mutS gene encoding DNA mismatch repair protein MutS yields MNADAQREAVYGAPPEMLAVRDDLTPMLSQYADLCEDHDDAVVLFQVGDFYEAFCGAAEAVARTCEVTLTQREDSTGTWPMAGIPIDNAAGYLERLLDAGYRVALAEQVEDAEEASGLVDRAVTQLITPGTVVDEELLDAGRATYLGAVARGGGNAETRDGDGDADTYGLAVVDVSTGECLVTGADRALALEELERLAPAELVVGPDCDLPDLPFDPMETPFEPEAFDADAARETLSAYAPRPDAVVESAAELRAVGAALAYAEYAQGDSQLAYVTRVTRFDPREFLQLDATAIRSLELFESRSARAGSTLFSVLDETACALGRRRLEAWLRRPLVDRDRIEARLDAVEALFDDALARADLRDHLSSVYDLERLVARVSRERADARDLRSLKTTLDRVPEIRDALVGTDSDLLSDLRDSLDELEDVRDLVGDAVVSDPPQEITEGGVIADGFDAELDDVRGTAEAGREWVSNLEAREQERTGIDSLEVGYNQVHGYYIEVTNPNLDRVPDDYQRRQTLKNSERFYTPELKEREDEILRASDRADALEYDLFCEVRADVATESARVQAVADALADLDVLRTLADVAVTNDYARPEFHAGDTDESAGIRIDAGRHPVVERAQDEFVPNPADLPRGSVALVTGPNMSGKSTYMRQVALVTLLAQVGSFVPAKSARLPVLDRVFTRIGASDDIAGGQSTFMREMSELTEILHNATGDSLVLLDEVGRGTSTADGLAIARAATEFLHDEVGATTLFATHYHDLTDAADDRAGVFNLHFTAARRDGEVTFLHSVADGPSSSSYGVEVAQLAGVPASVVERARTLVDEPETDADAERATDTGRDGVAAAANGEPDETAEDGTLAAYVDGLENGHRESENPSRATATAETTEPNPELEAVAEALREADLVDTTPLEALNLLSDLKGRLE; encoded by the coding sequence ATGAACGCGGACGCCCAGCGGGAGGCGGTGTACGGCGCGCCGCCGGAGATGCTGGCAGTGCGAGACGACCTGACGCCGATGCTCTCGCAGTACGCCGACCTCTGCGAGGACCACGACGACGCCGTCGTGCTGTTTCAGGTCGGCGACTTCTACGAGGCGTTCTGCGGCGCGGCGGAGGCCGTCGCCCGCACCTGCGAGGTGACGCTGACCCAGCGCGAGGACTCCACCGGGACGTGGCCGATGGCGGGCATCCCCATCGACAACGCCGCGGGCTACCTCGAACGCCTGCTCGACGCCGGCTACCGGGTCGCGCTCGCGGAACAGGTCGAAGACGCCGAGGAGGCGTCCGGCCTCGTCGACCGCGCGGTCACCCAACTCATCACGCCCGGCACCGTCGTCGACGAGGAACTGCTCGACGCCGGGCGGGCGACCTACCTCGGGGCGGTCGCTCGGGGCGGCGGCAACGCCGAGACCCGCGACGGCGACGGCGACGCCGACACCTACGGTCTCGCCGTCGTGGACGTGTCGACCGGCGAATGCCTCGTCACCGGGGCGGACCGCGCGCTGGCGCTCGAAGAGCTGGAACGCCTCGCGCCCGCCGAACTCGTCGTCGGTCCCGACTGCGACCTCCCGGACCTCCCGTTCGACCCGATGGAGACGCCGTTCGAACCGGAGGCGTTCGACGCCGACGCCGCCCGCGAGACGCTGTCGGCCTACGCGCCCCGGCCGGACGCCGTGGTCGAGTCGGCCGCCGAACTCCGGGCGGTCGGCGCGGCGCTCGCCTACGCCGAGTACGCCCAGGGCGACTCGCAACTGGCGTACGTCACCCGCGTCACGCGGTTCGACCCCCGCGAGTTCCTCCAACTCGACGCGACAGCCATCCGGAGCCTCGAACTGTTCGAGTCGCGGAGCGCCCGCGCGGGAAGCACGCTGTTTTCGGTCCTCGACGAGACGGCCTGCGCGCTCGGCCGCCGCCGACTGGAGGCGTGGCTCCGCCGCCCGCTCGTCGACCGCGACCGAATCGAGGCCCGACTGGACGCCGTCGAGGCCCTCTTCGACGACGCGCTCGCCCGCGCCGACCTCCGAGACCACCTCTCGTCGGTGTACGACCTCGAACGGCTCGTCGCCCGCGTCTCCCGCGAGCGCGCCGACGCCCGCGACCTGCGCTCGCTGAAGACGACGCTCGACCGAGTGCCGGAAATCCGCGATGCGCTCGTCGGAACCGATTCCGACCTGCTTTCGGACCTGCGCGACTCGCTGGACGAGCTCGAAGACGTGCGCGACCTCGTCGGCGACGCGGTCGTCTCCGACCCGCCGCAGGAGATTACCGAGGGCGGCGTCATCGCCGACGGCTTCGACGCCGAACTGGACGACGTCCGCGGGACCGCCGAGGCGGGCCGCGAGTGGGTGTCGAACCTCGAAGCCCGCGAACAGGAGCGCACCGGCATCGACTCGCTGGAGGTCGGTTACAATCAGGTCCACGGCTACTACATCGAGGTGACGAACCCGAACCTCGACCGCGTCCCCGACGACTACCAGCGCCGACAGACGCTGAAGAACTCGGAGCGGTTCTACACGCCCGAACTGAAGGAGCGCGAGGACGAGATTCTCCGCGCCTCGGACCGCGCCGACGCCCTCGAATACGACCTGTTCTGCGAGGTGCGCGCCGACGTGGCGACCGAATCGGCTCGGGTTCAGGCCGTCGCGGACGCCCTCGCGGACCTCGACGTGCTCCGAACCCTCGCGGACGTGGCGGTGACGAACGACTACGCCCGACCCGAGTTCCATGCGGGCGACACGGACGAGAGCGCCGGCATCCGCATCGACGCCGGCAGACACCCCGTCGTCGAACGCGCGCAGGACGAGTTCGTGCCGAACCCCGCGGACCTCCCGCGGGGGAGCGTCGCGCTCGTCACCGGCCCCAACATGTCCGGGAAGTCGACGTACATGCGGCAGGTGGCGCTCGTCACACTCCTCGCGCAGGTCGGGAGCTTCGTCCCGGCGAAATCGGCCCGACTACCGGTCCTCGACCGCGTGTTCACCCGCATCGGCGCGTCCGACGACATCGCGGGCGGCCAGTCCACGTTCATGCGCGAGATGAGCGAGCTGACCGAAATCCTCCACAACGCCACCGGCGACTCGCTCGTCCTCCTCGACGAGGTCGGCCGCGGCACCTCCACCGCCGACGGCCTCGCCATCGCCCGCGCCGCCACCGAGTTCCTCCACGACGAGGTCGGCGCGACGACGCTGTTTGCGACCCACTACCACGACCTGACCGACGCGGCCGACGACCGCGCGGGCGTGTTCAACCTCCACTTCACCGCCGCGCGGCGCGACGGCGAGGTCACGTTCCTCCACAGCGTCGCCGACGGCCCCTCGTCGTCGTCCTACGGGGTCGAAGTGGCGCAGTTGGCCGGCGTGCCCGCGAGCGTGGTCGAGCGGGCGCGAACCCTCGTGGACGAACCCGAGACCGACGCCGACGCCGAGCGCGCGACCGACACAGGAAGGGACGGCGTCGCCGCCGCCGCGAACGGCGAACCCGACGAGACCGCCGAAGACGGCACGCTCGCGGCCTACGTCGATGGGCTGGAGAACGGCCACCGAGAGAGCGAGAATCCGAGCCGAGCGACCGCGACGGCCGAAACGACCGAACCGAACCCCGAACTCGAAGCCGTCGCCGAGGCGCTCCGCGAGGCCGACCTCGTGGACACCACGCCGCTGGAGGCGCTGAACCTCCTGTCGGACCTCAAAGGAAGACTCGAATGA
- a CDS encoding AAA family ATPase encodes MTDAHADADFDPAPSVEAVSDLATRISENVERVIVGHHDAIEDIIVALFARGHLLLEDVPGVGKTMLARAIATSIEGEFERIQFTPDLLPSDVTGVNVFNQQTSEFEFREGPVFGNVVLGDEINRAPPKTQAALLEVMEELQVTVDGVTRRVPDPFTVIATQNDVEPDRTYDLPLAELDRFMKKIHLGYPTEAEETELLGRVSGHHPIESLEPVASAGDVRDARERILDVTVSEPVRSYVSRLAADTRAGADLGVSPRGSIALVRAAQARAALDARNYVVPDDVQREVRSVWAHRIRTTDERAGRDVVQRALDTVPVE; translated from the coding sequence ATGACTGATGCACATGCAGACGCCGACTTCGACCCCGCGCCCTCGGTCGAGGCGGTGTCGGACCTCGCGACACGAATCTCCGAGAACGTCGAACGGGTCATCGTCGGCCACCACGACGCCATCGAAGACATCATCGTGGCCCTGTTCGCCCGCGGCCACCTCCTGTTGGAGGACGTGCCGGGCGTCGGCAAGACGATGCTCGCCCGCGCTATCGCCACCTCGATAGAGGGGGAGTTCGAGCGCATTCAGTTCACGCCCGACCTCCTCCCGTCCGACGTGACGGGCGTGAACGTGTTCAACCAACAGACCAGCGAGTTCGAGTTCCGCGAGGGACCGGTCTTCGGGAACGTCGTCCTCGGCGACGAGATAAACCGCGCGCCACCGAAGACGCAGGCCGCGCTCCTCGAAGTCATGGAGGAGCTACAGGTCACGGTCGACGGCGTCACCCGCCGCGTCCCCGACCCCTTCACCGTCATCGCCACCCAGAACGACGTGGAACCCGACCGGACGTACGACCTCCCGCTGGCCGAACTCGACCGGTTCATGAAGAAGATTCACCTCGGCTACCCGACCGAGGCCGAGGAGACGGAACTGCTCGGCCGCGTCTCCGGCCACCACCCCATCGAGTCGCTCGAACCCGTCGCATCGGCGGGCGACGTGCGCGACGCCCGCGAGCGCATCCTCGACGTGACGGTGAGCGAGCCGGTCCGCAGCTACGTCTCTCGGCTCGCCGCCGACACCAGAGCGGGCGCCGACCTCGGCGTGAGCCCCCGCGGCTCCATCGCCCTCGTCCGCGCCGCGCAGGCCCGCGCCGCACTCGACGCCCGCAACTACGTCGTCCCCGACGACGTGCAACGCGAGGTGCGGAGCGTCTGGGCCCACCGCATTCGGACGACCGACGAGCGCGCCGGCCGCGACGTGGTCCAGCGGGCGCTCGACACCGTCCCGGTCGAGTGA